A portion of the Bacillus sp. es.034 genome contains these proteins:
- a CDS encoding SIS domain-containing protein, whose product MTHSLSQSAIKNNGKEGMKQEHVNQIQNAISAIEKKNIQNVFFVACGGSMASLSFGDYFVTKDTGKPSFVYTSNEFVHSEPKGLNENSLVILRSHSGTTPETVKAATYARNIGAVTVAISMDTESPLCKEAEYVLHYNYKDGSNAIDGEIGIYYTFIFKLLKTLTGDEKYDRGIEQLSNLEGLIETNQEKHKEAAFDFGKRNKREKTIYTMASGAYYHHAYSFTSCLLMEMLWINSNAIHSGEYFHGPFEITDYDVPFLLIVGEGPSKPLDQRALDFVTKYSEKVEVVDVSKFDYSGVDDDLKEYFGPALAGPVMRLYADGLAEHTGHPLSVRRYMWKMEY is encoded by the coding sequence ATGACACATTCATTATCTCAATCAGCAATCAAAAATAATGGAAAGGAGGGAATGAAACAAGAACATGTTAATCAGATCCAAAACGCCATTAGCGCAATTGAGAAGAAAAATATTCAAAATGTATTTTTCGTCGCTTGCGGCGGATCAATGGCATCCTTATCGTTTGGTGACTACTTCGTTACGAAAGATACTGGAAAACCAAGCTTCGTTTATACTTCTAACGAATTTGTCCATTCCGAACCTAAAGGGTTAAATGAAAACAGTCTGGTTATCTTGCGTTCTCACTCTGGAACAACACCGGAAACAGTCAAAGCAGCTACATATGCCAGAAATATAGGTGCTGTCACTGTTGCCATCTCTATGGATACGGAATCCCCGCTTTGCAAAGAAGCAGAATACGTCCTTCACTACAATTACAAAGATGGATCAAATGCCATCGATGGAGAAATCGGTATTTATTACACATTTATTTTCAAATTGTTAAAAACCCTTACAGGTGACGAAAAGTATGATCGAGGAATTGAACAGTTAAGCAATCTTGAAGGATTAATCGAAACGAATCAGGAGAAGCATAAAGAGGCGGCTTTTGACTTCGGTAAGCGGAATAAGAGAGAGAAAACCATTTATACGATGGCAAGCGGCGCTTATTATCACCATGCATACTCATTCACCAGCTGTCTGCTGATGGAAATGTTATGGATCAACTCAAATGCGATTCATTCAGGTGAATACTTCCACGGGCCGTTTGAAATCACGGATTATGATGTTCCATTCCTGTTGATTGTAGGTGAGGGTCCAAGTAAGCCTTTAGATCAGCGTGCGCTGGATTTCGTCACAAAATACAGTGAGAAAGTAGAAGTGGTGGACGTCAGCAAATTCGATTACAGCGGTGTGGATGATGATTTGAAAGAGTATTTTGGTCCAGCCCTGGCAGGTCCTGTCATGCGCCTGTATGCAGATGGTTTGGCCGAACATACTGGCCACCCGTTGTCTGTTAGAAGATACATGTGGAAAATGGAGTATTAA
- the istB gene encoding IS21-like element helper ATPase IstB, which produces MMNEQTLTKLIEMKLSGMAEAYKEQAANKEFQKMTFEDRFSLLVDLEHARRKSNKLQRLIKTATFLNSNACVEDLEYHADRRLNKELILKLASCTYILDSHNIILKGPTGSGKSFMATAFGVSACRQFFNVKYIRLPELLDELSLAKLAADGSYRKSIKKYTKVDLLILDEWLLTDLTTDEAAILLEITEARHKVCSTIFCSQIDPSGWHLKLGNETIAEAILDRIIHDSYQILLDGEVSMRERHGLVR; this is translated from the coding sequence AATGGCGGAAGCCTATAAGGAACAAGCAGCAAATAAAGAGTTTCAAAAAATGACTTTTGAAGATCGATTTAGTTTACTTGTAGATTTAGAACATGCCCGTCGAAAGAGCAATAAGCTTCAACGATTAATTAAAACAGCGACTTTTCTTAACTCCAATGCATGTGTTGAAGACCTAGAATATCATGCGGATCGAAGACTAAACAAAGAGTTGATTTTGAAGCTGGCTAGTTGTACTTATATCCTTGATAGTCACAATATTATATTAAAAGGCCCTACAGGTTCAGGAAAGTCATTCATGGCTACTGCCTTCGGAGTATCTGCTTGTCGACAGTTTTTCAACGTTAAATATATTCGTTTACCAGAATTACTGGATGAACTCTCACTCGCTAAATTAGCAGCAGACGGAAGCTATCGGAAGAGCATAAAAAAATATACGAAAGTAGATCTCCTTATCTTAGATGAGTGGCTATTAACAGATTTAACAACGGATGAAGCAGCAATCCTCTTGGAAATCACAGAAGCTCGTCATAAAGTGTGTTCCACAATATTCTGTTCACAGATAGATCCTAGTGGATGGCATTTAAAGCTAGGAAATGAAACGATTGCGGAAGCAATCTTAGATCGTATTATTCATGACTCCTATCAAATTCTCCTAGATGGCGAAGTTTCTATGCGTGAGCGCCATGGGTTAGTCAGGTAA
- a CDS encoding DUF819 family protein: MEQTLIKAEDYVTLWGIIVVWASMSIILEQRYSWAAKISGAIVALIGAIILSNTGVIPTESPVYDAVWTFIIPLAIPLLLFHVNFKKIWQESGRLLILFLISSIGTVAGVIISFFLLKDYIPVLDKIGAMLSASYVGGGVNFAAMAAKFEAPGEMVSSAVVADNLMMAIYFIVLMMIPAMSFFRRRFNAPHVEKVESGRMKEEGKTLAESFWERKDISLKDIALSVGTAFLLVMVSFKIAEFLDGVIPSGEGTSFFLNLLNGLFGDQYLMLTTLTFLALALFPKYFESINGSQEIGTFLIYLFFVVIGIPASIPLIVQNAPLLLVFVFIIVVVNMAVSLIAGKLLKYDLEEILLASNANVGGPTTAAAMAIAKGWKDLIGPILVVGTLGYIIGNYIGTTLGLWFSGFM; this comes from the coding sequence TTGGAGCAGACTTTAATTAAAGCAGAGGATTATGTGACGTTGTGGGGAATTATTGTGGTGTGGGCTTCGATGAGCATTATTTTAGAACAGCGCTACAGTTGGGCGGCGAAGATTTCTGGTGCCATTGTGGCGCTGATAGGTGCTATTATTCTATCAAATACGGGAGTTATTCCAACAGAATCACCGGTTTATGATGCTGTCTGGACATTTATCATTCCCCTTGCGATTCCGCTGCTGCTTTTCCATGTGAACTTTAAGAAAATCTGGCAGGAAAGCGGGAGGCTGTTGATTCTTTTCTTGATCAGCTCGATCGGAACGGTCGCAGGGGTGATCATCAGTTTCTTTTTGTTAAAGGATTATATACCAGTCCTTGATAAAATTGGCGCCATGCTCAGTGCCTCTTATGTTGGTGGCGGGGTCAATTTTGCAGCTATGGCAGCTAAGTTCGAAGCACCTGGGGAAATGGTTTCTTCCGCCGTGGTCGCAGACAATTTAATGATGGCGATTTATTTCATCGTTCTGATGATGATTCCGGCTATGAGCTTTTTCAGAAGACGCTTTAACGCACCTCATGTGGAAAAAGTGGAGAGCGGAAGAATGAAAGAAGAGGGAAAGACCCTTGCGGAAAGCTTTTGGGAGCGAAAGGATATCTCTCTAAAGGATATTGCGTTGTCTGTAGGGACTGCCTTCCTTCTCGTGATGGTTTCGTTTAAAATCGCCGAATTCCTGGACGGAGTGATTCCTTCTGGTGAGGGGACGTCTTTCTTTCTCAATTTGCTGAATGGATTGTTCGGCGACCAGTACTTAATGTTGACGACATTGACATTCCTGGCACTGGCCTTGTTTCCGAAGTACTTTGAATCGATCAATGGAAGCCAGGAAATCGGTACGTTCCTCATTTACTTGTTCTTTGTGGTGATCGGTATTCCGGCATCGATCCCACTCATTGTTCAAAATGCTCCGCTGCTTCTTGTATTTGTGTTCATTATTGTCGTAGTGAATATGGCTGTGTCTTTGATAGCAGGAAAGCTATTAAAGTATGACCTTGAAGAAATCCTTCTAGCCAGCAATGCCAATGTCGGAGGGCCGACAACTGCTGCTGCGATGGCCATTGCGAAAGGGTGGAAGGATTTGATTGGTCCGATACTTGTGGTGGGGACGTTGGGGTATATTATTGGGAATTATATTGGGACGACTTTGGGATTGTGGTTTTCTGGGTTTATGTAA